A DNA window from Drosophila biarmipes strain raj3 chromosome 2R, RU_DBia_V1.1, whole genome shotgun sequence contains the following coding sequences:
- the LOC108036298 gene encoding protein lin-32, whose product MSYYYSSASEEDGSSQYLGSPNYNLSQLPVSSQDYGQSAFLSPEWQFLDAAGATQPELAPILEQPGPPTQQQTLKRRSNSSAGSDGRKSSPEQTNLSPTVQKKRRQAANARERKRMNGLNEAFDRLREVVPAPSIDQKLSKFETLQMAQSYILALCDLLNNGDVEVDAAAYTIFGGSEGGFGLSGGSLP is encoded by the coding sequence ATGAGCTACTACTACTCGTCGGCCTCCGAGGAGGACGGCAGCTCCCAGTACTTGGGCAGTCCCAACTATAACCTCAGCCAGCTGCCCGTTTCTTCGCAGGATTACGGCCAGTCGGCTTTCCTATCGCCGGAGTGGCAATTCCTAGATGCCGCGGGCGCAACTCAACCAGAACTGGCGCCCATCTTGGAGCAACCAGGCCCGCCCACTCAACAGCAGACTCTCAAACGGCGTAGCAACAGCTCGGCGGGATCGGATGGCCGGAAGAGCAGTCCGGAACAGACCAATCTCAGTCCCACGGTCCAGAAGAAGAGAAGACAGGCAGCCAATGCCCGGGAAAGAAAGCGCATGAACGGATTGAATGAGGCCTTCGATAGGCTGAGGGAAGTGGTGCCCGCTCCCTCCATCGACCAGAAGCTGTCCAAGTTCGAGACCCTGCAGATGGCCCAGTCCTATATCCTGGCGCTGTGCGACCTCCTCAACAACGGCGATGTGGAGGTGGATGCCGCCGCCTACACAATCTTCGGCGGCAGCGAAGGCGGCTTCGGGCTAAGCGGAGGATCCTTACCATAG
- the LOC108036304 gene encoding uncharacterized protein LOC108036304 produces MCLYLGVVEHLLDVVAYCMCRVLELSLFTCMMVCGSLKAKLTHGPTNELEQ; encoded by the coding sequence ATGTGTCTGTACTTGGGAGTCGTGGAACACCTGCTGGATGTGGTGGCCTACTGCATGTGCCGTGTCCTGGAGCTGTCCCTGTTCACCTGCATGATGGTCTGCGGCTCGCTGAAGGCCAAGCTGACCCACGGGCCCACCAACGAGCTGGAGCAATGA
- the LOC108036299 gene encoding uncharacterized protein LOC108036299: MDNPMRQRHKPKTLNATKLEEELAKAVESKKNIIDEVEGQPIVYDYMKYPSSKAKGKLTKSAKPRKTVTFKVMVELVTFTDNWKMQMIESKLRTEEEQLKCSLKRRNF, encoded by the exons ATGGACAACCCCATGAGGCAGCGCCACAAACCGAAGACCCTCAACGCCACCAAGCTGGAGGAAGAGCTTGCGAAGGCCGTCGAGTCGAAGAAAAACATCATCGATGAGGTGGAGGGTCAGCCGATCGTGTACGACTACATGAAGTATCCCAGCAGCAAGGCCAAGGGCAAGCTGACGAAGAGCGCCAAGCCCCGCAAGACGGTGACCTTTAAGGTGATGGTGGAGCTGGTGACCTTCACGGACAACTGGAAGATGCAGATGATCGAGAGCAAGCTGCGcacggaggaggagcag CTCAAGTGCTCCCTGAAACGGCGCAACTTCTGA
- the LOC108036278 gene encoding isocitrate dehydrogenase [NAD] subunit gamma, mitochondrial: MLRSPKVTRFLARSSARHYAESINSSVRAAFVKGDTRLDPVYVLPKSKYGGINTVSLLTGSTIIGQQGAHFVTSLLQSSRVPVEVQVIEAGQDDEYFNSVLRNRTAVHVENQAGAEAKQKALKICNDLDLYVLKTRTRSFPGFRCRFPGVDIQMIGQNNMGNYNELEYSPVKGVVEALSVVSQKSNEKYLNYAFKAAVKAGRKRVTLINKAKEWPISDGNLVEAAKRMHCPYKDCLELEFMEVEEAISRLVTNPTYFDCLFASDRYATFLSAICSAVCGGANLFSAVELGDHHAVFKPLQTKLSLTNYATLSAYGIVSTIVDLFEHLGHTKCAQALWCEMLRTMDEGIRTKEFGGKDTGEYVICNIINNLRCHALGQK; this comes from the coding sequence ATGCTGCGCAGCCCGAAAGTGACCCGGTTTCTGGCCAGGAGCAGTGCCCGCCACTACGCGGAATCCATAAACAGTAGTGTGCGAGCGGCGTTCGTCAAGGGAGACACGCGACTGGACCCCGTCTATGTGCTGCCCAAGTCCAAGTACGGCGGGATCAACACGGTCTCCTTGCTCACGGGCAGCACCATCATTGGCCAGCAGGGAGCCCACTTCGTGACGTCCCTGCTCCAGAGCAGTCGGGTGCCCGTGGAGGTGCAGGTCATCGAAGCGGGCCAGGACGATGAGTACTTCAACTCTGTGCTCCGCAACAGAACGGCTGTGCATGTGGAGAACCAGGCGGGTGCGGAGGCCAAACAGAAGGCTCTGAAGATCTGCAACGATCTGGATTTGTACGTTCTAAAGACTCGTACTCGCAGCTTTCCCGGCTTCAGGTGTCGCTTTCCCGGAGTGGACATCCAGATGATTGGCCAGAACAACATGGGCAACTACAACGAGCTGGAGTACTCCCCCGTCAAGGGAGTGGTGGAGGCCCTGTCCGTCGTGAGCCAAAAGAGCAATGAGAAGTACCTGAACTACGCCTTCAAGGCGGCTGTGAAGGCGGGTCGCAAGCGGGTGACCCTGATCAACAAGGCCAAGGAGTGGCCAATTAGCGATGGCAACCTGGTCGAAGCCGCCAAGCGTATGCACTGCCCCTACAAGGACTGCCTGGAGCTGGAGTTCATGGAGGTGGAGGAGGCCATCAGCCGGCTGGTCACGAATCCCACCTACTTCGACTGCCTCTTCGCCAGCGATCGCTATGCCACGTTCCTATCCGCCATCTGCAGCGCCGTGTGCGGCGGAGCCAATCTATTCAGTGCCGTCGAGCTCGGGGATCACCATGCCGTCTTCAAGCCCCTGCAGACCAAGCTCTCGCTGACCAACTACGCCACCCTCAGTGCCTACGGCATCGTGTCCACCATTGTGGATCTCTTCGAGCATTTGGGTCACACGAAGTGCGCGCAAGCCCTGTGGTGCGAGATGCTGCGCACCATGGACGAGGGAATCCGCACCAAGGAGTTCGGGGGCAAGGACACCGGCGAGTACGTCATCTGCAACATCATCAACAATCTGCGTTGCCATGCGTTGGGTCAAAAGTGA
- the LOC108036275 gene encoding uncharacterized protein LOC108036275: protein MFSNPAQESVGTQTEAQPNPLPVCTPLLMVDEDGRKRYCYHGGKCKCATCAKIRAEQAAKLDQELLSYIPHSKLHLEVPVRMAKPKQYRLEARRADPELAKWLREDHERLRREYPTYYLPDRYFSENFYEVPGPQHKETQTDIPIGRYGIDGCPCPDKSRCYDM, encoded by the coding sequence ATGTTTTCCAATCCCGCCCAGGAGTCGGTGGGGACGCAAACGGAGGCCCAGCCGAATCCCTTGCCCGTCTGCACCCCGCTGCTGATGGTGGACGAAGATGGAAGGAAGCGGTACTGCTATCATGGTGGAAAGTGCAAGTGCGCCACCTGCGCCAAGATACGGGCGGAGCAGGCGGCGAAACTGGACCAGGAGCTGCTGTCCTACATACCGCACTCGAAACTGCATCTGGAGGTACCGGTTCGAATGGCCAAGCCGAAGCAGTACCGCCTAGAGGCCCGACGAGCCGATCCCGAGTTGGCCAAGTGGCTGCGCGAGGATCACGAGCGGCTGAGGCGCGAGTACCCCACGTACTACCTTCCGGACCGCTACTTCAGTGAGAACTTCTACGAGGTGCCCGGGCCCCAGCACAAGGAGACCCAGACGGACATCCCGATTGGGCGCTACGGCATCGATGGCTGTCCCTGTCCCGACAAATCGCGCTGCTACGATATGTAA
- the LOC108036276 gene encoding uncharacterized protein LOC108036276 → MPLNWYLLKTTGSMTRANTYIRKFTEGSERSGVLSTAPKLPKKKSTTFRVSELDRISYLSSSSRRSRGTSNRSGQLKEPKKAQTLDTCPLHSNAIPKKEPVVQDTPCMREFFNEVRERELKSYYLQMKAAQRVPAPAHLCSDCGLPKRDKKDLSQNIYCSGDMNLRRSRAQHGDRCRDLTWLWNSSAAYPHSRMS, encoded by the coding sequence ATGCCGCTTAACTGGTACCTATTGAAGACGACCGGGTCGATGACCAGGGCCAACACCTACATTCGGAAGTTCACCGAGGGATCAGAGCGCAGCGGCGTGCTCAGCACAGCCCCCAAACTGCCGAAGAAGAAAAGTACCACGTTCAGGGTCTCGGAATTGGATCGCATTTCCTACCTTTCCTCTTCCTCCCGGAGGAGCAGGGGGACGAGCAACCGTTCGGGTCAGTTAAAAGAGCCCAAGAAAGCCCAAACGCTGGACACCTGTCCCTTGCACTCCAATGCGATCCCCAAAAAGGAGCCAGTGGTTCAGGACACTCCCTGCATGCGGGAGTTTTTCAACGAGGTGCGGGAGCGGGAGCTCAAGAGCTACTATCTGCAGATGAAGGCTGCCCAAAGGGTTCCAGCTCCGGCCCATTTGTGTTCGGACTGTGGCCTGCCAAAGCGGGACAAGAAGGATCTTAGCCAGAACATTTACTGTTCCGGAGATATGAACTTGCGGCGAAGTAGAGCTCAGCACGGTGATCGGTGTAGGGATCTCACTTGGTTGTGGAACTCCTCCGCGGCATATCCCCATTCAAGAATGAGTTGA
- the LOC108036594 gene encoding uncharacterized protein LOC108036594: MAKIEAEAQWLRSTILPSILRSGRLVDNYSDSKEDTFKVGDIAIDVIGPAEAFMLTFCYRTTIHFEYDGQEYQRKMVVKKTPMMPPDVYEAVQFRALFSNEINFYTEILPEIQSLAGGKFAAPKYYYSELNQNSAVAILEDFAEHGWRVAKDRVGLSLEHALIAVAYLGRFHGFAYALKHTNPQKFSKLTDSLKESRYASDVIHAEWKLTIKTSIARAAKAVATFQPQIDKEFVEKLSFLIADYTLYGRQRVAPREPLATLCHGDYVRNNVAYKYDDQEQPQEIMMFDYQTMRISSPMIDLSVFLAVSTYADVRYNNFDAIFHEYCSALYDSYRKHAKQEVPESMSRAELLKEYVRFLPYSVSISASFLMTLVEPLDMSPEEMFAAQLTEDEIIERTMTQGGEIVDKELAHQVKEMLELSQLTGVPIDDGIDVAKLPKV; encoded by the exons ATGGCAAAGATAGAGGCTGAGGCCCAGTGGCTGCGCTCCACGATTCTGCCGAGCATTTTAAGGAGCGGCAGACTGGTGGACAACTACAGCGACTCCAAGGAGGACACCTTCAAGGTGGGCGACATCGCGATCGATGTAATCGGTCCCGCCGAGGCCTTCATGCTGACCTTTTGCTACAGGACAACCATCCACTTTGAGTATGATGGGCAGGAGTACCAGCGAAAGATGGTGGTTAAG AAAACACCCATGATGCCCCCCGATGTGTATGAGGCCGTCCAGTTTAGGGCTCTCTTCAGCAACGAGATCAACTTCTACACGGAAATCCTTCCGGAAATACAGAGTTTGGCCGGCGGAAAGTTTGCCGCCCCCAAGTACTACTACAGTGAGTTGAATCAGAACTCGGCGGTGGCCATTCTGGAGGACTTTGCCGAGCATGGCTGGCGGGTGGCCAAGGATCGGGTGGGTCTGAGTCTGGAGCACGCCCTAATAGCCGTGGCTTACCTGGGAAGGTTTCACGGCTTTGCGTACGCCTTGAAGCACACCAATCCGCAGAAGTTCTCCAAACTGACCGACAGTCTGAAGGAATCTCGCTACGCCAGCGACGTGATTCATGCGGAATGGAAGCTGACCATAAAGACGAGCATTGCACGGGCGGCCAAGGCGGTGGCCACCTTCCAGCCCCAGATTGACAAGGAGTTTGTAGAGAAATTGAGCTTCCTGATCGCGGACTACACTCTATACGGCCGCCAACGGGTGGCGCCGAGGGAGCCGCTGGCCACGCTTTGCCACGGGGACTATGTGCGGAACAATGTGGCCTACAAGTACGATGACCAGGAGCAGCCGCAGGAGATCATGATGTTCGACTACCAGACCATGCGCATCTCGTCTCCCATGATCGATCTCTCGGTCTTCCTGGCCGTGTCCACCTATGCTGATGTGCGCTACAACAACTTCGATGCCATCTTCCATGAGTACTGCTCGGCGCTGTACGACAGCTATAGGAAGCACGCCAAGCAGGAGGTTCCTGAGTCCATGAG CCGCGCCGAGCTTCTGAAGGAGTATGTGCGGTTCCTGCCTTATAGCGTGTCAATTTCGGCCAGCTTCCTCATGACCTTGGTGGAGCCACTGGACATGTCACCGGAGGAGATGTTTGCAGCCCAATTGACGGAAGACGAGATCATCGAACGCACCATGACACAGGGAGGGGAAATAGTGGACAAGGAGCTTGCCCACCAGGTGAAGGAAATGCTGGAGCTGAGCCAGCTGACTGGTGTCCCCATAGATGACGGCATCGATGTGGCCAAGTTGCCCAAGGTGTAA
- the LOC108036597 gene encoding MIEF1 upstream open reading frame protein — MIQPSRQQILRLYKHLIRYGNHLKLTDKNYFLGRVRHEFRDNRSLTDPAEVEFSFKRGETLLKKGRIL; from the exons ATGATTCAACCTTCCCGGCAGCAAATTCTGCGTTTGTACAAGCATTTAATTCGCTACGGCAATCACCTCAAGCTGACCGACAAGAACTACTTTCTGGGCAGAGTGCGGCACGAGTTCCGGGACAACCGGTCCCTCACTGATCCGGCGGAAGTGGAGTTCAGCTTCAAG CGCGGGGAGACGCTGCTGAAGAAGGGACGCATCCTGTAG
- the LOC108036596 gene encoding mitochondrial translation release factor in rescue has protein sequence MLRSLVRLLALPPPAVRCKSTANLDYSRFPVLQESEIEETFMRGSGPGGQAVNKTSNCVFLRHLPTNITIKCHTHRLASKNRVEARKLLLEKLDIHLNGEHSIAAQIKAQEQRKSTERRRRQGKLQEMKKNWQDRERTDGGAESTDK, from the coding sequence ATGCTGCGCAGTCTGGTGCGACTCCTGGCGCTTCCTCCGCCCGCTGTGCGCTGCAAATCCACTGCCAATCTGGACTACTCCCGCTTTCCCGTGCTCCAGGAGTCGGAGATCGAGGAGACCTTCATGCGCGGCAGTGGTCCCGGTGGCCAGGCGGTAAACAAGACCTCCAACTGCGTGTTCCTGCGCCATCTGCCCACCAACATCACCATCAAGTGTCACACCCATCGACTGGCTTCCAAAAACCGGGTGGAGGCGCGAAAACTCCTGCTCGAAAAACTGGACATCCATCTTAATGGAGAGCATTCAATTGCGGCGCAAATCAAGGCCCAGGAGCAGAGAAAGTCCACAGAACGGCGGCGACGGCAGGGAAAACTGCAGGAGATGAAGAAAAACTGGCAGGACAGAGAACGCACAGATGGAGGAGCTGAATCCACAGATAAATAG
- the LOC108036593 gene encoding RING-type E3 ubiquitin-protein ligase PPIL2 encodes MGKRQHQKDKMYLTYTEWSELYGGKKVESAENDHVKFKRLPFEHCCITMAPFEMPYCDLQGNVFEYEAILKFLKTFKVNPINGQKMDSKSLIKLNFHRNANDEYHCPALFKPFSKNSHIVAVATTGNVYCWEAIDQLNIKTKNWKDLVDDTPFLRKDIITIQDPQKLEKYDISTFYHIKKNLRVLTEEEELERKNPGSGRIKTMNLETKETLAQLQQDYQPAEEEPSSSKRTADKFNAAHYSTGAVAASFTSTAMVPVSQIEAAIIDDDLVKYERVKKKGYVRLNTNFGPLNLELFCDQTPRACDNFIKHCANGYYNNVMFHRSIRNFIVQGGDPTGSGSGGESIWGKKFEDEFKPNLTHTGRGVLSMANSGPNTNGSQFFITYRSCKHLDGKHTIFGKLVGGLDTLQKMENIEVDNKDRPIEDIIIESSQVFVNPFAEASEQLAKEREEEAANKEETVKKEEQQKRMKEPLKVYREGVGKYLKLQAEAKKPEASLPTAQAAKKKKVASGFGNFSSW; translated from the exons ATGGGTAAAAGACAGCATCAAAAGGATAAAAT GTACCTCACGTACACGGAGTGGAGCGAGCTGTACGGCGGGAAAAAGGTGGAATCCGCGGAGAACGACCATGTCAAGTTCAAGAGATTACCCTTCGAGCACTGCTGCATCACCATGGCGCCCTTCGAGATGCCCTACTGCGATCTGCAGGGCAATGTGTTCGAGTACGAGGCCATCCTGAAGTTCCTCAAGACCTTTAAGGTGAATCCCATCAACGGACAGAAGATGGACTCCAAGTCCCTTATCAAGCTGAACTTCCACCGGAATGCCAACGACGAGTACCACTGCCCAGCCTTGTTTAAGCCCTTCAGCAAGAACTCGCACATCGTGGCGGTGGCCACCACGGGCAATGTTTACTGCTGGGAGGCCATCGACCAGCTAAACATTAAGACGAAGAACTGGAAGGATCTGGTGGACGACACGCCCTTTCTGCGCAAGGACATCATCACCATACAGGACCCTCAGAAGCTGGAGAAGTACGACATCTCCACCTTCTATCACATTAAGAAGAACCTGCGAGTTCTGACCGaagaggaggagctggagagAAAGAACCCGGGCAGCGGACGCATTAAGACCATGAATCTGGAGACCAAGGAAACGTTGGCACAGCTTCAGCAGGACTACcagccggcggaggaggagcccTCCTCCTCGAAGCGCACAGCCGACAAGTTCAATGCGGCTCACTATTCCACTGGAGCGGTGGCCGCCAGTTTCACATCCACAGCCATGGTTCCCGTGTCCCAGATCGAGGCGGCAATAATAGATGACGATCTGGTAAAGTACGAGAGGGTGAAAAAGAAGGGCTATGTTCGGTTGAACACCAACTTCGGCCCCCTCAACCTGGAACTCTTCTGCGATCAAACTCCTCGAGCCTGCGATAACTTTATAAAGCACTGCGCTAATGGCTACTACAACAATGTTATGTTTCACCGATCCATACGAAATTTTATT GTGCAAGGAGGTGACCCCACGGGCAGTGGTTCTGGCGGCGAATCCATTTGGGGCAAGAAGTTCGAGGACGAGTTTAAGCCCAATCTAACGCACACGGGTCGAGGAGTGCTTTCTATGGCCAATTCAGGACCCAATACTAATGGTTCTCAGTT CTTCATCACCTACCGCTCCTGCAAGCATCTCGATGGGAAGCACACAATCTTTGGCAAGCTGGTGGGCGGCTTAGACACTCTTCAGAAAATGGAGAACATCGAGGTGGACAACAAAGACAGACCCATTGAGGACATTATCATTGAGTCCTCGCAGGTCTTCGTTAATCCCTTTGCCGAGGCATCGGAGCAGCTGGCCAAGGAGCGCGAAGAGGAGGCGGCCAACAAGGAGGAGACTGTCAagaaggaggagcagcagaagcGCATGAAGGAACCACTGAAGGTGTACAGGGAGGGTGTGGGAAAGTACCTAAAACTTCAGGCAGAAGCAAAGAAGCCGGAGGCGTCGCTTCCCACTGCTCAAGCAGCCAAGAAAAAGAAAGTGGCAAGTGGTTTTGGAAATTTTTCAAGTTGGTAG
- the LOC108036616 gene encoding autophagy-related protein 9A, with protein sequence MSSPHINYRSLAEEAASPFLEHHPSAGQGPAKTQDAKANAAAAHLDPLGEHGMEQALEDLDTEHEGEDTPRNSGVMIHMVPETGRARWNHIEDLDSFFSRMYQYQQKHGFTVIVVDEMLQVLEFGFVVWLLTVVMHCVRFDVLFGDAPPGGANPNKTTLSDVMVPTGECLASFNWFTYLVVFIAAIYLGIRVLKMVYHITQYADIRRFYNSALHIEDADLDNFTWHEVQQRIRRVQAEQHMCIDKESLTELDIYHRVLRFKNYLVALMNKQLLPVRFHIPLYGEVVSLSRGMLFNIDFILFRGPGSPFQNNWRLRDEFAVRSNQTELAQRLSKLILGVALLNLLLAPVIFVWQLIYFSFSYANILRKEPGALGLRTWSNYGRLYLRHFNELDHELDARLNRAYDYADRYLNSFSSPLAAVIAKNLLFISGGLLLLILGLGIYEEHVFQVEHLLFISAGLGAIGVVCRTLIPDENLIWCPEQLMTAILAHVHYLPSEWRQQAHTARVRQEFSNFFQFKAGYLLSEIFSPFVTPFVLIFVFRPKAIELVRFFRTFTVSVRGVGNVCSFAQMDVRKHGNPDWQLTSELEEMARPAAQQPPQQQEPLQQSLTGGKTEMSLVRFTLNNPEWQMPKEAKQFLRGVREHAVGELVQAKTSMVQENPLTNSLISFGTMGAEYCSIANSVLTAQVTPQQLEISQSLRPGLGPVSGGFPVAASDFRQMLQQNLSASVGPLDSMRRLRLSRAEGCLEGPSDTLLYGLCGMDPRVGSSPLNVGVADMCLSALYLHELNQQRRQARQSRIDEAEDERPGPSQWPPRPPAAPSTAGGSGSGSRHTVITSKAAESTPLLGSIRS encoded by the coding sequence ATGTCTAGCCCCCATATCAACTACCGCTCCCTGGCCGAGGAGGCGGCCAGTCCGTTCCTGGAGCACCATCCCTCCGCAGGCCAAGGCCCAGCCAAAACACAAGACGCAAAAGCGAACGCAGCTGCTGCGCATTTAGACCCCCTCGGCGAGCACGGGATGGAGCAGGCGCTGGAGGATCTCGACACGGAGCACGAGGGCGAGGACACGCCCAGGAACAGTGGAGTCATGATTCACATGGTCCCGGAGACGGGGCGTGCGCGGTGGAACCACATCGAGGACCTTGACTCATTCTTCTCGCGGATGTACCAGTACCAGCAGAAGCATGGATTCACTGTGATCGTGGTCGACGAAATGCTGCAGGTTCTCGAATTCGGTTTCGTCGTCTGGCTACTGACCGTTGTGATGCACTGCGTCCGCTTCGACGTGCTCTTCGGGGATGCCCCGCCCGGGGGAGCCAATCCCAACAAGACTACCCTGTCCGATGTGATGGTCCCCACGGGGGAGTGCTTGGCCAGCTTCAACTGGTTCACCTACCTGGTTGTATTCATTGCCGCCATCTATCTGGGCATCCGGGTGCTGAAGATGGTGTACCACATCACCCAGTACGCCGATATCAGGAGATTCTACAACTCAGCGCTTCACATCGAGGACGCGGATCTGGACAATTTCACGTGGCACGAGGTGCAGCAGCGCATCCGTCGCGTCCAGGCCGAACAGCACATGTGCATCGACAAGGAGTCGCTCACGGAACTGGACATCTACCACCGGGTGCTGCGCTTCAAGAACTACCTAGTCGCCCTGATGAACAAGCAGCTGCTGCCCGTGCGGTTCCACATACCACTGTACGGAGAAGTGGTCTCGCTGAGTCGGGGTATGTTGTTCAACATTGACTTCATCCTGTTCCGCGGGCCGGGATCTCCATTCCAGAACAACTGGCGGCTGCGAGACGAGTTTGCGGTGAGGAGCAATCAAACGGAGCTGGCGCAGCGTCTTTCAAAGCTCATCTTGGGTGTGGCGTTGCTCAACTTGCTCCTGGCACCCGTGATCTTTGTGTGGCAGCTCATCTACTTCAGCTTCTCCTATGCGAACATCCTGCGCAAGGAGCCTGGGGCCCTGGGACTGCGAACCTGGTCGAATTACGGACGCCTCTACCTGCGCCACTTCAACGAGCTCGATCACGAGCTGGATGCCAGACTGAATCGGGCCTATGACTATGCGGACCGCTACCTTAACTCCTTTTCTTCGCCCCTGGCCGCTGTGATAGCCAAGAACTTGCTGTTTATCAGTGGAGGACTACTGCTGCTCATCCTTGGTTTGGGCATTTACGAGGAGCACGTCTTCCAGGTGGAGCATTTGCTGTTTATCAGCGCTGGACTCGGTGCCATAGGTGTTGTCTGCAGAACTCTCATTCCCGATGAAAACCTCATTTGGTGCCCGGAGCAACTGATGACCGCCATCCTAGCGCACGTCCACTACCTGCCCTCCGAGTGGCGGCAGCAGGCGCACACGGCGCGTGTTCGTCAGGAGTTCAGCAACTTCTTCCAGTTCAAGGCTGGCTACCTGCTCAGCGAGATCTTCAGTCCCTTCGTCACCCCATTTGTGTTGATATTTGTGTTCAGGCCGAAGGCCATCGAGCTGGTGCGCTTCTTCAGGACGTTCACCGTCTCCGTGCGGGGAGTGGGCAACGTCTGCTCCTTCGCCCAGATGGATGTGCGTAAGCACGGCAATCCCGACTGGCAGCTGACCAGCGAGCTGGAGGAGATGGCCCGACCGGCAGCCCAACAGCCGCCTCAGCAGCAGGAGCCGCTGCAGCAGAGTCTGACAGGCGGCAAGACGGAGATGTCGCTGGTGCGCTTCACGCTCAACAATCCCGAGTGGCAGATGCCCAAGGAGGCTAAGCAGTTCCTGCGTGGCGTTCGGGAGCACGCCGTCGGTGAGCTGGTCCAGGCCAAGACCTCCATGGTGCAGGAGAACCCGCTGACCAACAGTCTCATCTCGTTCGGCACCATGGGAGCGGAGTACTGCTCCATTGCCAACTCGGTGCTGACGGCACAGGTGACGCCCCAGCAATTGGAGATCTCGCAATCGCTGCGTCCAGGACTGGGACCAGTGTCGGGAGGATTCCCCGTCGCTGCCAGCGACTTCCGTCAGATGCTGCAGCAGAATCTGTCTGCCAGCGTGGGCCCGCTGGACAGCATGCGCCGGTTGCGTCTCAGCCGGGCTGAAGGCTGTTTGGAGGGTCCTTCGGACACGCTGCTCTACGGGCTCTGCGGCATGGATCCGCGCGTGGGTAGCAGTCCCCTGAACGTGGGCGTGGCCGACATGTGCCTGAGCGCCCTTTATCTCCACGAGCTGAACCAGCAGAGGCGCCAGGCGCGTCAGTCCCGCATCGATGAGGCCGAGGACGAGCGTCCTGGACCTAGCCAGTGGCCACCACGGCCACCCGCTGCTCCATCGACTGCCGGTGGCTCCGGATCCGGCTCCCGCCATACCGTGATTACCTCAAAGGCTGCCGAGAGCACGCCGCTTCTGGGCAGCATCCGCTCATAG